The Peribacillus sp. FSL P2-0133 genome has a segment encoding these proteins:
- the mtnW gene encoding 2,3-diketo-5-methylthiopentyl-1-phosphate enolase, producing the protein MSEIVATYLIHDFNGNHEKKAESIALGLTVGTWTDLPHLVQKQLEKHKGRVVSVTPLSEEERANSYFNRKVYRSLIKIAYPAGNFSIDLPAILTTVFGKLSLDGEIKLIDLDFVGDIQKAFPGPQFGIGGIREKIGVFNRPLVMSIFKGVLGRDLTFHNEQLRQQALGGVDLVKDDEILFDQELTPFFDRIKTGKRILNEVHETTGHRTLYAVNLSGKTFELLDKAEQAAEAGADALLFNVHTYGLDVLQALSEHDRIKLPIMAHPAYSGALASSSFYGIGYPLLLGKLVRLSGADLSLFPSPYGNVALEKKETLAIAEALTKDELSWKKAFPVPSAGIHPGMVPDLIKDFGLDSVINAGGGIHGHPDGAEGGAKAFRSAVEAVLAGKDLSEAAAEEETLKKALVLWGGL; encoded by the coding sequence ATGAGCGAGATAGTCGCTACTTATTTAATTCATGACTTCAATGGAAATCATGAGAAAAAAGCAGAGAGCATCGCCTTAGGTTTGACTGTCGGGACATGGACGGACCTGCCACATTTGGTCCAGAAACAACTGGAAAAACATAAGGGGCGCGTCGTATCGGTGACACCACTATCTGAAGAAGAGAGGGCAAACAGCTACTTTAATCGTAAAGTATACCGTTCGCTTATTAAAATTGCCTATCCGGCAGGGAATTTCTCCATTGATTTACCTGCAATCCTCACGACGGTCTTCGGCAAACTTTCATTGGACGGAGAAATAAAACTTATCGACCTGGATTTTGTCGGTGATATTCAAAAAGCTTTTCCCGGGCCGCAATTTGGTATTGGAGGCATAAGGGAAAAGATTGGCGTATTTAACCGGCCCCTGGTGATGAGCATCTTTAAAGGTGTATTAGGAAGGGACCTGACATTCCATAATGAGCAACTGAGGCAACAAGCATTAGGGGGTGTCGACCTAGTTAAAGATGATGAGATCCTCTTCGACCAGGAACTGACTCCATTTTTCGATAGAATAAAAACGGGAAAAAGAATATTGAATGAAGTCCATGAAACCACTGGCCACCGAACTTTATATGCTGTCAATCTATCAGGGAAAACATTTGAATTACTGGATAAGGCAGAGCAGGCGGCTGAAGCAGGGGCAGATGCTTTATTGTTCAACGTTCATACATATGGTTTGGATGTATTGCAGGCCTTGAGTGAACATGATCGTATCAAGCTGCCGATCATGGCGCATCCCGCATATAGCGGGGCATTGGCATCTTCATCATTTTATGGGATCGGCTATCCGTTATTGCTTGGTAAATTAGTAAGGTTATCAGGTGCGGATTTATCCTTGTTCCCATCCCCTTATGGAAATGTCGCACTAGAAAAAAAGGAGACCTTGGCGATTGCTGAAGCTCTGACAAAAGATGAACTTTCATGGAAAAAAGCCTTCCCTGTTCCTTCTGCAGGCATTCATCCAGGCATGGTTCCGGACTTAATCAAGGATTTTGGGCTCGATAGCGTGATTAATGCAGGGGGCGGAATTCACGGGCACCCTGACGGAGCAGAGGGCGGGGCCAAGGCTTTCCGTTCTGCTGTGGAAGCCGTTCTAGCAGGAAAGGACCTATCAGAAGCGGCGGCTGAGGAAGAAACACTAAAAAAAGCTCTTGTGTTATGGGGAGGCTTATAA
- a CDS encoding pyridoxal phosphate-dependent aminotransferase → MVQFEKSGQLQDLPKQFFASLVAKVNAITEQGHDVINLGQGNPDQPTPEHIVKSLQSAAEKTINHKYSPFRGHQYLKDAAAVFYEREYGVKLDPNSEVAILFGGKAGLVELPQCLLNPGDTILVPDPGYPDYLSGVVLAQAKTELMPLTEENDFLPKYDDIHKEVLDKAKMMFLNYPNNPTGASATESFFDETVTFAKEHSICVVHDFAYGAIGFDGKKPISFLQAKGAKDVGIEIYTLSKTYNMAGWRVGFAVGNKSVIEALELLQDHLYVSLFPAIQEAAASALLDSQSCVEQLVQMYEGRRNVFIEGLRAIGWDVKAPAASFFAWLKVPKGFTSESFADYLLTHAHVAVAAGNGFGEFGEGYVRVGLLTSEERLEEAVERIRTLNLF, encoded by the coding sequence ATGGTGCAATTCGAAAAATCCGGCCAGCTTCAGGACCTGCCCAAGCAGTTTTTTGCTTCACTAGTCGCAAAAGTCAATGCGATCACGGAGCAAGGACATGATGTCATTAATTTAGGCCAGGGAAACCCTGATCAGCCGACGCCAGAACATATCGTGAAAAGTTTGCAGTCTGCCGCTGAAAAAACGATAAATCATAAATATTCGCCATTCCGGGGGCATCAATATTTAAAAGATGCTGCCGCCGTCTTTTATGAACGAGAATACGGTGTCAAGCTAGATCCGAATAGTGAAGTGGCGATTCTCTTCGGGGGGAAGGCAGGTCTTGTAGAACTGCCGCAGTGTTTATTGAATCCAGGTGATACGATCCTTGTTCCAGATCCAGGCTATCCGGATTATCTTTCCGGAGTTGTTTTAGCCCAGGCAAAGACCGAACTCATGCCCTTGACAGAAGAAAATGATTTTCTTCCGAAATACGATGACATACATAAAGAAGTACTTGATAAAGCCAAAATGATGTTCTTGAACTATCCGAATAATCCCACAGGTGCTTCTGCAACTGAAAGTTTCTTTGATGAAACCGTCACCTTCGCAAAAGAGCATTCCATTTGTGTGGTCCACGATTTCGCTTATGGTGCGATCGGATTCGACGGAAAAAAACCGATAAGCTTTCTCCAGGCAAAGGGAGCGAAGGATGTAGGAATAGAAATATACACACTATCGAAAACATACAATATGGCAGGGTGGAGAGTCGGCTTCGCAGTGGGGAATAAGAGTGTAATAGAAGCTCTTGAACTATTACAAGACCATCTTTATGTGAGTCTTTTCCCGGCGATACAAGAAGCTGCGGCAAGCGCTTTGCTTGACTCGCAGAGCTGTGTAGAGCAGTTAGTGCAGATGTACGAAGGACGAAGAAATGTTTTCATTGAGGGATTGAGGGCAATCGGCTGGGATGTCAAAGCGCCTGCGGCATCGTTTTTTGCCTGGCTCAAGGTACCTAAAGGTTTTACGTCAGAGAGTTTTGCAGACTATTTATTAACGCATGCCCACGTAGCTGTTGCCGCAGGGAATGGATTCGGTGAATTTGGCGAAGGTTACGTCAGGGTAGGGCTATTGACTTCCGAAGAACGGCTTGAAGAGGCTGTGGAACGAATACGTACATTAAACTTATTTTAA
- a CDS encoding carbon-nitrogen family hydrolase → MKWKIACIQMDIAFGQPDINFQVAEQWMEKAARSEPDIVILPELWTTGYDLTRLNEIADHEAEKTIEFFKTQAQKHQIHIIGGSIAKKTSKGIYNTMIIIDKHGNLIKEYDKLHLFQLMDEHHFLQPGEKDGLFTLDEKICAGFVCYDIRFPEWQRAHTVQGAEVLFVTAEWPKPRLDHWRALLISRAIENQAYVVAVNRSGSDVNNIFAGHSLIIDPWGNIISEAGEENELLTGTLDFKKVTEARNKIPVFEDRRPDFY, encoded by the coding sequence ATGAAGTGGAAAATAGCTTGTATTCAAATGGATATAGCCTTCGGGCAACCGGATATCAATTTTCAGGTTGCAGAACAATGGATGGAAAAAGCGGCACGCTCAGAACCCGATATCGTCATTTTACCGGAACTTTGGACAACAGGATACGACTTGACCAGGTTAAATGAGATTGCTGATCATGAGGCAGAAAAAACGATTGAATTTTTTAAAACACAGGCACAGAAACACCAGATTCACATCATAGGCGGTTCCATTGCGAAAAAAACAAGCAAGGGAATCTATAACACCATGATCATCATCGATAAACATGGAAATCTCATTAAAGAATATGATAAGCTTCACTTATTTCAGTTAATGGATGAACATCATTTCCTGCAGCCAGGAGAAAAAGATGGTTTATTTACTCTTGATGAAAAAATATGTGCTGGATTCGTTTGTTATGACATCCGTTTTCCTGAATGGCAGCGAGCCCATACCGTTCAAGGCGCCGAAGTTCTATTCGTAACGGCTGAATGGCCAAAGCCGAGACTCGATCATTGGAGAGCCTTGTTGATTAGCCGTGCCATCGAGAACCAAGCCTATGTTGTAGCCGTTAATCGTTCAGGTTCGGATGTCAATAATATATTTGCGGGTCATTCCTTGATTATTGATCCATGGGGGAATATCATAAGTGAAGCCGGAGAAGAAAACGAACTCTTGACAGGCACCCTGGACTTCAAAAAAGTTACGGAAGCCCGTAACAAAATACCTGTATTCGAAGATCGCCGCCCTGATTTTTATTAA
- the mtnK gene encoding S-methyl-5-thioribose kinase: MTQNHSNFKRLTNETAITLAKKLGLVNADASLKCKEIGDGNLNYVFHITDTHTNKGIIIKQAVPYAKVLGESWPLTLKRAAIEANALIHFRSYCPEFVPQVYYSDEQLAITVMEDLSHLKIVRTGLIDGDSYPLLSQHIGEYVAKTAFYTSDYHLEPSAKKEVARHFTNPELCKITEVFIFTDPFFEELPGDFEVELTDAAKNIWNDQEVILEVAKLKQGFETEQEALLHGDLHTGSIFASETETKVIDPEFAFYGPVGFDLGQYTANLLFQAVTRNGAGKEEIFTHLHEFWNAFEETYTELWEGQNKSPFRHVKGYLPYLLTKFKKDAFGFAGCELIRRTIGLSHVADINVIENKETRIAAKTATLEIGAFLIKNREELDVPAVIEALKQRTLPSYSTI, translated from the coding sequence ATGACGCAAAACCATTCAAATTTTAAGAGATTGACAAACGAAACAGCTATAACCCTTGCAAAAAAACTTGGGTTGGTCAATGCGGATGCAAGTTTAAAATGTAAAGAAATCGGCGATGGTAACTTAAATTATGTTTTTCATATTACAGACACGCACACAAATAAAGGAATAATCATCAAACAAGCGGTCCCTTATGCCAAGGTACTTGGTGAAAGCTGGCCGCTGACATTGAAAAGGGCTGCCATTGAAGCGAATGCGCTGATTCATTTCAGAAGTTATTGCCCCGAATTCGTACCGCAAGTCTATTATTCGGATGAACAGCTTGCCATCACGGTCATGGAGGATTTATCTCACTTGAAAATCGTTAGGACAGGATTGATCGATGGCGATTCATATCCATTGCTTTCACAGCATATTGGTGAGTATGTTGCGAAGACGGCATTTTATACATCCGATTATCATTTAGAACCATCTGCGAAAAAGGAAGTGGCCCGACATTTCACGAATCCGGAACTCTGCAAAATCACTGAGGTCTTTATTTTCACGGATCCATTTTTTGAGGAACTCCCCGGAGACTTCGAGGTGGAATTGACTGATGCCGCCAAAAATATCTGGAATGATCAAGAAGTAATACTTGAGGTCGCTAAGCTGAAACAAGGCTTTGAAACCGAGCAGGAGGCATTACTTCATGGAGATTTACATACTGGAAGTATATTTGCAAGTGAAACTGAAACAAAGGTTATTGATCCGGAATTCGCTTTTTATGGGCCCGTTGGTTTTGACCTTGGTCAATACACCGCGAACCTTCTCTTCCAGGCAGTCACACGCAATGGCGCTGGAAAGGAAGAGATTTTCACACACCTTCATGAATTTTGGAATGCCTTTGAAGAAACTTATACCGAATTATGGGAAGGTCAAAATAAAAGCCCATTCCGCCATGTGAAAGGTTATCTGCCTTACTTACTGACAAAATTCAAAAAAGATGCTTTCGGTTTTGCCGGCTGTGAACTGATTCGGCGAACCATAGGCCTTTCCCATGTTGCCGATATAAACGTCATTGAAAATAAAGAAACAAGGATTGCTGCCAAAACGGCAACATTGGAAATTGGTGCATTTTTAATTAAAAACCGGGAAGAATTGGATGTTCCAGCAGTCATTGAAGCATTGAAGCAACGTACACTGCCATCTTATTCAACCATTTAA
- the mtnA gene encoding S-methyl-5-thioribose-1-phosphate isomerase produces the protein MTTLAPLPYSVQWDDTHITLLNQQALPSITEFIELHSVDDVFDSILTLKVRGAPAIGLTAAFGVALGAKQETTAELGDFKRNVTRHIEKLASSRPTAVNLFWALRRMENTLHAAQSISAAKEALVSEAKAIFAEDEEMCRKIGEHGLSLFTRGDSILTHCNAGGIATARYGTALAPFHLAKERDFPLKVFACETRPVLQGARLTAWELMQAGVDVTLISDNMAAHTIHQKQINGIIVGADRIAANGDTANKIGTLGLAILAKHFGIPFYVAAPSSTFDLSIESGTSIPIEERNEAEITFIQGVRIAPENVKTFNPAFDVTPNHLITSIITENGIIIPDFIKNIPHFVN, from the coding sequence ATGACTACACTAGCACCCTTACCATATTCGGTACAATGGGATGATACCCATATTACATTATTAAATCAACAAGCCCTTCCTTCCATAACTGAATTTATTGAACTTCATTCTGTTGATGATGTATTTGACAGCATTTTGACATTAAAAGTTCGCGGTGCCCCAGCAATTGGACTGACGGCAGCATTTGGTGTTGCTCTTGGTGCCAAACAGGAAACAACCGCTGAATTAGGGGATTTCAAGAGAAATGTAACGAGGCATATTGAAAAACTCGCCTCTTCACGGCCAACTGCAGTCAACCTTTTTTGGGCGTTAAGGAGGATGGAGAACACCTTGCATGCTGCGCAAAGCATTTCAGCTGCAAAGGAAGCACTTGTATCGGAGGCTAAAGCCATCTTTGCTGAAGATGAAGAAATGTGCAGGAAAATCGGGGAACATGGTTTATCCTTATTCACTAGAGGAGATTCCATTCTCACTCATTGCAACGCTGGGGGAATTGCCACAGCTCGGTATGGCACAGCCCTAGCTCCCTTCCACCTGGCTAAAGAAAGGGACTTTCCGCTAAAAGTGTTCGCATGTGAAACGAGGCCTGTCCTGCAAGGTGCGCGTTTGACGGCTTGGGAATTGATGCAAGCGGGGGTTGATGTCACCTTAATTTCAGATAATATGGCTGCACATACGATTCACCAGAAACAAATAAATGGAATTATCGTCGGGGCCGACAGGATTGCGGCCAATGGAGATACAGCCAATAAAATCGGGACATTGGGATTGGCCATATTAGCCAAGCACTTTGGCATCCCCTTTTATGTGGCCGCACCATCAAGCACATTCGACCTTTCTATCGAATCCGGCACATCCATCCCGATCGAAGAACGGAATGAAGCGGAAATCACCTTCATTCAAGGTGTAAGGATCGCTCCGGAAAACGTGAAGACTTTCAACCCAGCCTTTGACGTTACACCAAATCATCTTATTACGAGCATCATTACCGAAAACGGCATCATAATACCGGATTTCATTAAAAACATTCCACATTTTGTTAATTGA
- a CDS encoding LCP family protein: protein MKVKGFFIYLLILILAGCTYAPLPKQNGNAGTEKKLTKEEDQESVKTFLLIGVDTRGEQKSRSDAIILAKYFPEQEKLKLASIMRDSYVKMPGNKSGYNKINAAYYYGGRELLKKTIQENFDIKVDHVAVIDFQGFVKMVDLLAPEGVAVNVDQEIIDDMSIQASVGKNVLHGEEILKYVRFRHDDESDFGRVERQQEVMVQIKTAFINQISSFEGMAALPSIIEQGLSYLDTDIGLKTIMEMGPKAVFHTPDTVETLRVPVEGSFKDEIYPQSGAVLEMDYTKNKKALQEFFSK from the coding sequence ATGAAAGTAAAGGGATTTTTCATATATCTATTGATCTTGATTCTGGCAGGCTGCACCTATGCCCCTTTACCCAAACAAAATGGAAATGCAGGTACGGAAAAAAAACTAACCAAAGAAGAGGACCAGGAAAGCGTGAAAACATTTCTGTTAATTGGTGTTGATACAAGGGGAGAGCAAAAATCTCGATCAGATGCGATTATCCTGGCAAAATACTTTCCTGAGCAGGAGAAACTGAAGCTGGCTTCCATCATGCGTGATAGTTATGTGAAAATGCCCGGGAATAAATCAGGATATAACAAAATAAATGCAGCTTATTATTATGGTGGAAGGGAACTGCTCAAGAAAACCATACAGGAGAACTTCGATATCAAGGTCGATCATGTAGCGGTAATCGACTTCCAGGGATTTGTGAAGATGGTCGATTTACTTGCCCCTGAGGGGGTAGCGGTGAATGTGGATCAGGAAATCATTGATGATATGAGCATTCAAGCAAGTGTTGGTAAAAATGTTTTACATGGTGAGGAAATATTGAAATATGTCCGTTTTAGGCATGACGATGAAAGTGATTTTGGAAGGGTAGAGCGTCAACAAGAAGTAATGGTCCAAATAAAAACAGCGTTCATAAATCAAATCTCATCCTTCGAAGGGATGGCAGCCCTTCCTAGTATCATCGAACAAGGACTCTCGTACCTGGATACAGATATTGGACTGAAAACAATAATGGAAATGGGTCCAAAAGCCGTCTTCCATACACCGGACACCGTCGAAACCTTAAGGGTTCCAGTGGAAGGAAGCTTTAAAGATGAAATATATCCCCAGTCCGGAGCCGTTTTGGAAATGGACTACACTAAAAATAAAAAGGCACTTCAGGAGTTCTTTTCAAAATAA
- a CDS encoding S41 family peptidase yields MEEENQKQPKEAGKFIKIKKFTFIMGIFLVIFLTAGITTIALTFGDEKVESLAPDKHSEFEKLYSTYDTIKDNYYEEVDEEKLVDGAINGMIKSLDDPYSAYMDKKEASSFRESISSSFEGIGAEIQEQDGKIMVVSPIKGSPAEKSGVKPNDIILSVDGKSVEGLSSSEAVLKIRGEKGTKVDLSISRAGESEPIELTIKRDTIPIETVYAEMLDDGVAKIQVTSFSEHTVQELKTALEEMSKKDMKGLVLDLRGNPGGLLDQAIEMASLFIPNGKVVLQVEDRSGKKEVYKSENDGELKIPVVVLIDDGSASASEIVAAAVSESADIPLIGVKSFGKGTVQTATKPFKDGSNFKYTAAKWLTPEGNWIHKKGIKPDINVKLPDYASLPYISPDKELKASDSSSEVKAAEEMLKEAGHDPGKIDGFFDEATTNAVIAFQKEQKIKETGTIKDDTTVKLMQVIREKILKNDTQVKKAVEVLKKEIK; encoded by the coding sequence GTGGAAGAAGAAAATCAAAAACAGCCAAAAGAGGCAGGGAAATTCATTAAAATAAAGAAGTTTACGTTCATTATGGGGATTTTCTTAGTCATATTTCTAACTGCAGGGATTACTACAATAGCCTTGACCTTTGGAGATGAAAAAGTAGAGTCATTAGCACCGGATAAACATTCGGAATTTGAAAAGCTGTATTCTACATACGATACGATAAAAGATAACTATTATGAAGAGGTTGATGAAGAAAAGCTGGTTGACGGGGCAATTAATGGAATGATCAAATCATTGGATGATCCCTACTCTGCTTATATGGATAAAAAGGAAGCATCGAGTTTCCGTGAGAGCATCTCTTCATCCTTTGAAGGAATCGGTGCCGAAATTCAGGAGCAGGATGGAAAAATCATGGTCGTCTCACCGATAAAAGGGTCCCCAGCAGAAAAATCAGGGGTAAAACCGAATGATATCATTTTAAGTGTGGACGGTAAAAGCGTTGAAGGACTAAGCTCTTCTGAAGCTGTCCTGAAAATAAGGGGCGAAAAGGGAACGAAAGTGGATTTATCCATCTCAAGAGCTGGTGAGTCGGAACCGATTGAGCTCACAATTAAACGGGATACAATTCCAATTGAAACGGTTTATGCGGAAATGCTTGATGATGGAGTTGCAAAAATTCAAGTGACCAGTTTTTCCGAACATACAGTCCAAGAGCTGAAAACGGCGCTTGAAGAAATGTCGAAGAAGGATATGAAGGGTCTCGTATTGGATTTGCGCGGAAACCCAGGGGGACTTCTTGACCAAGCAATAGAAATGGCAAGCCTGTTCATACCTAATGGGAAAGTGGTCCTTCAAGTAGAGGATCGCAGCGGGAAAAAAGAAGTCTATAAATCGGAGAATGATGGAGAACTGAAAATCCCGGTAGTCGTATTGATTGATGACGGAAGTGCCAGTGCTTCTGAAATCGTTGCAGCGGCTGTCAGTGAGTCTGCGGACATTCCATTGATCGGTGTCAAGTCATTTGGGAAAGGGACAGTTCAGACTGCCACCAAACCCTTTAAAGATGGATCTAACTTCAAATATACGGCAGCTAAATGGTTGACTCCTGAAGGCAATTGGATTCATAAAAAAGGGATCAAGCCGGATATTAATGTAAAGCTTCCTGATTATGCCAGCCTTCCGTACATTTCACCTGATAAGGAATTGAAAGCATCCGATTCTTCGAGTGAAGTGAAAGCAGCTGAAGAGATGCTGAAGGAAGCAGGACATGATCCAGGAAAGATAGATGGATTCTTTGATGAAGCAACCACGAATGCGGTCATAGCATTCCAGAAGGAACAAAAAATTAAAGAAACTGGGACTATTAAAGATGATACTACCGTGAAATTGATGCAGGTCATCCGCGAGAAGATCCTTAAAAACGACACACAAGTGAAAAAGGCAGTAGAAGTATTAAAGAAAGAAATCAAATAA
- the deoD gene encoding purine-nucleoside phosphorylase: MSVHIGAKENEIAETVLLPGDPLRAKYIAETFLEDAKLYNEVRNMFGYTGTYKGKRISVQGTGMGVPSISIYVNELMNSYNVQKLIRVGTAGAIQKDVKVRDVILAMSASTDSQMNRMTFGGVDFAPTADFELLRKAYDAGTAKGLQLKVGNVFTADQFYNDNSELEKWAKYQILAIEMESAALYTLAAKFGRQALSVLTISDHILTGEETSSDERQSTFNEMVEVALEAAIKD; this comes from the coding sequence ATGAGCGTACATATTGGTGCAAAAGAAAATGAAATTGCGGAAACGGTCTTACTACCAGGGGACCCGTTGCGTGCAAAATATATTGCTGAAACATTTTTAGAGGATGCTAAACTTTATAATGAAGTTCGTAACATGTTTGGATATACAGGGACATATAAAGGGAAACGAATTTCTGTACAAGGTACAGGCATGGGGGTTCCATCCATTTCCATTTACGTGAATGAATTGATGAATAGCTATAATGTCCAGAAGCTGATTCGTGTGGGAACTGCAGGAGCGATTCAAAAAGATGTAAAAGTCAGGGATGTGATCCTTGCCATGAGTGCTTCCACCGATTCCCAAATGAACCGCATGACTTTCGGTGGGGTGGACTTTGCCCCAACCGCTGATTTCGAATTACTAAGAAAAGCGTATGACGCCGGCACGGCTAAAGGCTTGCAATTGAAGGTCGGTAATGTATTTACGGCCGATCAGTTTTATAACGATAATAGTGAATTGGAAAAATGGGCAAAATACCAAATACTTGCAATAGAAATGGAATCAGCTGCCCTATACACGCTTGCCGCTAAATTTGGCCGCCAAGCTTTATCTGTATTAACCATTTCCGATCACATTTTAACCGGTGAAGAAACGTCGTCGGATGAGCGCCAGTCAACTTTTAACGAAATGGTTGAGGTGGCATTGGAAGCAGCTATCAAGGATTGA
- a CDS encoding YozD family protein — protein MREIEVFIDTEEIAEFFFQELIRRGYLPTEAEVEDLADITFEYLLEKCIIDEEVDE, from the coding sequence TTGCGAGAAATTGAGGTTTTTATTGATACAGAAGAGATAGCGGAATTCTTTTTTCAAGAATTGATAAGACGGGGCTATCTTCCAACAGAAGCTGAAGTTGAAGATCTTGCTGACATCACATTCGAATATCTTCTTGAAAAATGCATAATTGATGAAGAAGTCGATGAGTAA
- a CDS encoding ATP-binding protein, translating into MLKSLQTRILLYSLLIASVPLLILGIISYGSQRSLLEKEAKNALNAGSLNIVNETYNYLNERISDVKFMSANSLIINPGYSKEEKSDELKKFIDAKGNYYGVLHLDVEGNVIADTSNKMIGDNLSKRIWFKEAIEGHEFLSDVYKTRTFSKPIMVLSAPVYDDAGKMIGVVSPAFRLEGLWEMMEKKANEISDKYPVNFFMINQEGIMISKKDPHGVMQDSALKEMGLTKGKLMEASLSDDLYSAENGEKIYSIQPVHTIAETENKWFVVVGADKKQVFQPLNDLLTRYLTIYSIVFVSIILAVYLLTKTLVRPVQELVEATEDFIGGKEFIISDKRSFEEMEKLNLAFLRMMETIEEREKEIVRTEKLKYVGQLAAGVAHEIRNPLTTIKGFFQLMKSQDHDKTLIEKYSDVMLHEVDRVNAFVTQLLDLAKPHQLEWEKFDLKDFLEEIIDTYTPSNPSYHVRIINEVTHSVFVYSDRNRLRQVLLNVLNNSCEAIEAMGQIELQHTSMSQYVKLVISDDGKGISPEDLKNIGMPFYTTKPDGNGLGVATCIQIMEELKGKFQMESVRDEGTKVTLIIPTTNRLIK; encoded by the coding sequence ATGCTTAAAAGCCTTCAAACCCGAATTTTGCTTTACTCTTTACTTATTGCAAGTGTTCCTCTTCTGATATTGGGAATCATATCCTATGGATCACAACGATCCCTTCTGGAGAAGGAAGCAAAAAATGCCCTGAATGCAGGTTCACTGAATATTGTAAATGAAACATACAACTATTTGAACGAACGAATCAGTGATGTGAAGTTTATGAGTGCAAATTCGTTAATCATCAATCCTGGCTATTCAAAAGAAGAGAAATCAGATGAACTAAAAAAGTTTATCGATGCAAAAGGTAATTATTACGGTGTCTTGCATTTGGATGTGGAAGGAAATGTAATTGCAGATACATCAAATAAAATGATCGGGGACAACCTCTCGAAGAGAATATGGTTCAAAGAGGCCATAGAAGGTCATGAATTCCTTTCTGACGTTTATAAAACCCGGACTTTTTCAAAACCCATAATGGTTCTAAGTGCGCCGGTATATGATGATGCAGGGAAAATGATCGGTGTCGTATCCCCAGCTTTCCGGTTGGAAGGGCTTTGGGAGATGATGGAGAAGAAGGCTAATGAAATTAGCGATAAATACCCAGTGAACTTTTTCATGATCAATCAAGAAGGCATCATGATTTCGAAAAAGGACCCGCATGGCGTCATGCAGGATTCTGCCTTGAAAGAAATGGGATTAACTAAAGGTAAGCTGATGGAAGCTTCATTATCGGATGATTTGTACAGTGCAGAGAATGGGGAAAAAATATATTCCATCCAGCCTGTCCATACGATTGCAGAAACGGAGAATAAATGGTTTGTTGTTGTGGGGGCTGATAAGAAACAGGTGTTTCAACCTTTGAATGACCTATTAACACGGTACCTGACAATCTACAGCATCGTTTTTGTTTCTATCATTCTGGCTGTCTATTTACTAACAAAGACCCTCGTACGGCCAGTTCAAGAACTTGTCGAAGCGACAGAGGATTTCATAGGGGGAAAGGAATTCATCATATCCGACAAAAGAAGCTTCGAGGAAATGGAAAAATTGAACCTTGCCTTTCTAAGAATGATGGAAACGATAGAAGAACGTGAGAAGGAAATCGTCCGTACGGAAAAATTGAAATATGTTGGCCAGCTTGCTGCCGGTGTCGCCCATGAAATCAGGAACCCGTTGACGACAATAAAGGGCTTTTTCCAATTAATGAAGAGCCAGGATCATGATAAAACATTAATAGAAAAATATAGTGATGTCATGCTTCATGAAGTAGATCGGGTCAATGCATTCGTGACACAACTTCTTGATTTGGCAAAACCGCATCAACTGGAATGGGAGAAATTCGATTTAAAGGATTTCCTTGAAGAAATTATAGATACCTATACCCCTTCAAATCCGAGTTATCATGTAAGAATAATTAATGAGGTGACACACTCCGTCTTTGTTTATTCAGACAGAAATCGGTTAAGGCAGGTTCTCTTGAATGTCTTGAATAATTCTTGTGAAGCCATTGAAGCAATGGGGCAGATTGAACTGCAACATACTTCCATGTCCCAATATGTAAAATTAGTGATCAGTGATGATGGAAAAGGCATCAGTCCCGAGGATTTAAAAAATATCGGTATGCCCTTTTATACCACCAAACCGGATGGTAACGGATTAGGTGTGGCGACGTGCATTCAGATAATGGAGGAATTAAAAGGTAAATTCCAAATGGAGAGCGTCCGCGACGAAGGAACGAAAGTGACTCTCATCATTCCCACTACGAACCGTCTCATTAAATGA
- a CDS encoding YozE family protein, which translates to MRPFYLYLMKFRQPKEIDAITKFANHAYEDHGFPKQSTDYNELSSYLELNADYLESMSVFDQAWEQYVQIEEGLILGDQE; encoded by the coding sequence ATGAGACCATTTTATTTATATTTAATGAAATTTCGACAACCGAAGGAAATTGATGCAATCACTAAATTTGCCAATCATGCCTATGAGGACCATGGCTTCCCAAAACAATCGACTGATTATAATGAACTGAGCAGTTATTTAGAATTGAATGCAGACTATCTCGAAAGTATGTCAGTATTCGATCAAGCGTGGGAACAGTATGTCCAAATAGAAGAAGGGCTCATATTGGGAGATCAGGAATAG